Proteins encoded in a region of the Bombiscardovia apis genome:
- the dnaK gene encoding molecular chaperone DnaK has translation MSRAVGIDLGTTNSCIATLEGGEPTVIVNAEGARTTPSVVAFSKSGEILVGEVAKRQAVTNVDRTISSVKRHIGTDWTVDIDGKKWTPQEISAQILMKLKRDAEAYLGEPVTDAVITCPAYFNDAQRQATKDAGKIAGLNVLRIINEPTAAALAYGLEKGKEDERILVFDLGGGTFDVSLLEIGKDDDGFSTIQVQATNGDNKLGGDDWDQKIIDWLVGEVKNKYGVDLSKDKIALQRLKEAAEQAKKELSSSTSTSISMQYLAMTPDGTPVHLDETLTRARFEDMSSDLLGRCRTPFNNVLSDAGISVQDIDHVVLVGGSTRMPAVKELVKELTGGKEANQTVNPDEVVAVGAAVQSGVIKGDRKDVLLIDVTPLSLGIETKGGIMTKLIDRNTAIPTKRSEVFSTAEDNQPSVLIQVYQGEREFARDNKPLGTFELTGIAPAPRGVPQIEVTFDIDANGIVHVSAKDKGTGKEQSMTITGGSALPQDEIDKMVKEAQAHEAEDKQKREEADVRNSAEAAAYQTEKLVSDNKDKISEDVAKEVTDKVNDLKEALKGDDMEKIKSAQSELMTSAQKIGEALYAQQGADAAGAAGADSAPSSSDDDVVDAEVVDDDEKKDGE, from the coding sequence ATGTCACGTGCAGTAGGCATTGATTTAGGAACTACGAATTCCTGCATTGCAACACTTGAAGGTGGCGAGCCCACCGTTATCGTCAACGCAGAAGGCGCTCGCACTACGCCCTCAGTGGTGGCGTTCAGCAAGTCCGGCGAGATTCTCGTGGGCGAAGTTGCCAAGCGTCAGGCCGTTACTAACGTGGACCGCACTATTAGCTCGGTCAAGCGCCATATTGGCACTGATTGGACGGTTGATATTGATGGCAAGAAGTGGACTCCTCAGGAGATTTCCGCTCAGATTTTGATGAAGCTCAAGAGGGATGCAGAGGCATACCTGGGCGAGCCAGTTACCGATGCTGTCATTACCTGCCCTGCCTATTTCAACGATGCTCAGCGCCAGGCCACTAAGGACGCCGGCAAAATTGCTGGTTTGAACGTGCTTCGTATTATCAACGAGCCCACCGCAGCTGCTTTGGCTTACGGTTTGGAAAAGGGCAAGGAAGACGAGCGCATCTTGGTCTTCGATTTGGGCGGCGGTACGTTCGACGTTTCCCTGCTCGAAATTGGCAAGGACGACGACGGCTTCTCGACCATTCAGGTGCAGGCTACCAACGGAGACAACAAGCTGGGCGGCGACGACTGGGATCAGAAGATTATCGACTGGCTGGTCGGCGAAGTTAAAAACAAGTATGGCGTTGATTTGTCGAAGGACAAGATTGCTCTGCAGCGCCTGAAGGAAGCCGCTGAGCAGGCCAAGAAGGAGCTTTCCTCCTCCACTTCGACCAGCATCTCCATGCAGTATTTGGCTATGACCCCTGACGGTACTCCTGTGCACTTGGACGAGACTTTGACCCGCGCTCGTTTTGAAGACATGAGCTCTGACCTGCTGGGTCGCTGCCGTACTCCCTTCAACAACGTGCTCTCTGACGCTGGTATTTCAGTGCAAGATATCGACCACGTCGTACTGGTTGGTGGATCCACACGTATGCCGGCCGTCAAGGAACTGGTGAAGGAGCTGACTGGCGGTAAGGAAGCCAACCAGACCGTGAACCCCGATGAGGTTGTGGCTGTTGGTGCTGCTGTGCAGTCTGGCGTGATTAAGGGCGACCGTAAGGATGTGCTCCTGATTGATGTGACCCCGCTTTCGCTGGGCATTGAGACCAAGGGCGGCATCATGACTAAGCTCATTGACCGCAACACAGCCATTCCCACTAAGCGCTCTGAAGTCTTCTCCACAGCTGAAGACAACCAGCCTTCCGTATTGATTCAGGTCTACCAAGGTGAGCGTGAGTTCGCCCGCGACAACAAGCCTTTGGGCACTTTCGAGCTGACCGGTATTGCTCCGGCTCCTCGCGGTGTGCCCCAGATTGAGGTCACCTTCGACATCGATGCTAACGGCATTGTGCACGTATCCGCTAAGGACAAGGGCACTGGCAAGGAGCAGTCGATGACCATCACGGGCGGTTCCGCACTGCCTCAAGATGAGATCGACAAGATGGTTAAGGAAGCTCAGGCACACGAGGCTGAAGACAAGCAGAAGCGCGAAGAGGCAGATGTGCGCAACAGCGCTGAAGCCGCAGCTTACCAAACCGAGAAGCTGGTCTCTGACAACAAAGACAAGATTTCTGAGGATGTTGCTAAGGAAGTAACCGACAAGGTTAACGACCTGAAGGAAGCTCTCAAGGGCGACGACATGGAGAAGATTAAGTCTGCTCAGAGCGAGCTGATGACTTCCGCTCAGAAGATTGGCGAGGCCCTCTACGCTCAGCAGGGTGCAGATGCTGCGGGTGCTGCTGGCGCTGACTCTGCTCCGAGCTCGTCTGACGACGACGTGGTAGATGCCGAAGTCGTGGACGACGATGAGAAGAAGGATGGCGAGTGA
- a CDS encoding heat shock protein transcriptional repressor HspR yields the protein MAAVDMQIRKTYLACARALVEGGASLDQIDERGIDINLPVFSVGQVAQLADIHPQTLRQYDRLGLIVPKRTGGGARRYALRDLDRLCQAQHLSQDESINLAGVTRILALAEENRQLRRQLRRMREPAGANIFAAGANGEVIEVERSRRARLWRHQTQMRAEALAELPGGNAESLPQSKSLVLWGLD from the coding sequence ATGGCAGCAGTAGATATGCAGATTCGTAAGACGTATTTAGCATGCGCTCGGGCTTTGGTTGAGGGCGGAGCGAGCTTAGATCAGATTGACGAGCGGGGTATTGATATCAACCTGCCAGTTTTTAGCGTGGGGCAGGTGGCCCAGCTGGCAGATATTCACCCGCAGACCCTTCGTCAATACGACCGTTTGGGACTGATTGTACCCAAGCGTACCGGTGGTGGGGCTCGCCGCTATGCTTTGCGAGATCTCGACCGCCTGTGCCAAGCTCAGCATTTGAGCCAAGATGAGTCCATTAACCTAGCTGGTGTGACTAGAATTCTGGCGCTCGCCGAAGAAAACCGACAACTGCGCCGGCAACTTCGTCGTATGCGTGAGCCCGCGGGAGCCAACATTTTCGCAGCCGGAGCTAATGGTGAAGTTATTGAAGTTGAGCGCTCCCGCCGGGCACGGCTCTGGAGGCATCAGACTCAGATGCGCGCCGAAGCCTTGGCGGAGCTGCCGGGCGGTAATGCTGAATCGCTGCCGCAGTCAAAATCGTTAGTGCTGTGGGGCTTGGATTAG
- a CDS encoding nucleoside hydrolase, translated as MNARPIIIDTAPGIDDAVAIALLHADPSVDVKLVASVAGEVPVEQATQSIEKLLTFLRQQTPVAQGASSPLMRPNMFSKQGRDLDVFDTANWPTPHRSLLTVESAVLEERRVLMESERPVTIITLGPLTNIALLLTAFPEVKSRIEQIVMMVGTTGRGDATVYGEFNAVCDPEAAGIVFRSELPLVMAGLEVGCKVRLQEEDLVTIAASGRVGALLVKILRRQANDKPGSGMRLYSSSAAMYLLEPGLFTTRRAQVEVEIGSNLTLGATVANFDVRREVAEGAADTMSPIRSLSRSESAAVASNATICVDVDVCGLKASFLKRLSQAN; from the coding sequence ATGAATGCACGTCCTATCATTATCGACACAGCCCCCGGTATTGATGACGCAGTAGCAATAGCTCTTCTCCATGCAGACCCCAGCGTTGACGTAAAGCTTGTAGCTAGCGTCGCGGGCGAAGTGCCTGTGGAGCAGGCCACGCAAAGCATAGAAAAGCTCCTTACCTTTTTACGTCAGCAAACTCCCGTAGCTCAGGGAGCTTCGTCTCCGCTCATGAGGCCGAATATGTTCTCGAAACAAGGTCGCGACCTTGATGTGTTCGACACTGCGAACTGGCCCACCCCTCACCGTTCTTTGCTTACTGTTGAAAGCGCTGTTTTGGAAGAGCGCCGGGTTTTGATGGAGAGCGAACGGCCTGTAACTATCATCACGCTTGGTCCCCTCACTAACATAGCTCTGTTGCTCACGGCCTTTCCTGAGGTAAAGAGCAGGATTGAGCAAATTGTGATGATGGTTGGTACCACTGGTCGCGGTGATGCCACGGTCTATGGCGAATTCAATGCCGTGTGTGATCCTGAAGCGGCGGGCATTGTCTTCCGTTCTGAGCTGCCGTTGGTTATGGCCGGGCTCGAAGTTGGTTGTAAGGTACGGTTGCAAGAAGAGGACTTAGTTACTATTGCGGCTTCGGGTCGAGTGGGTGCTTTGCTAGTGAAAATACTGCGCCGGCAGGCCAATGATAAACCGGGTTCGGGCATGCGCTTGTATAGCTCGTCTGCTGCCATGTACTTACTGGAACCAGGGCTATTTACCACTCGCCGAGCTCAGGTCGAAGTGGAAATTGGGAGCAATCTGACCCTGGGGGCCACAGTAGCTAACTTCGATGTGCGCCGAGAAGTGGCGGAAGGCGCAGCTGACACTATGAGTCCTATTCGTTCACTCAGTCGCAGTGAAAGCGCAGCAGTGGCTTCCAATGCGACTATCTGTGTGGATGTGGACGTGTGCGGGCTCAAAGCCAGCTTCCTTAAGCGCCTCTCGCAAGCCAATTAG
- the grpE gene encoding nucleotide exchange factor GrpE: protein MPAFNKDDYLNGMSDAESLKGDPASAGSSDSGEHAKADNQTSQARQSAQGQEQGDQSQTAKAAEGEQQADGQEESLTPLGQAKKEAADYLDALQRERAQFVNYRNRTAKEQETFRQHGIIDVLTALLPALDDIDRIREHDGLNDSFQAVASKIDKTFEKFGVEKFGEKGEEFDPTKHEAILHKPDSEASKETVDTVVEAGYKIGDRVIRAARVVVASPQEQ from the coding sequence ATGCCTGCCTTCAATAAGGACGATTATTTGAATGGCATGTCGGACGCCGAGTCGCTCAAGGGCGACCCGGCGTCCGCCGGAAGTAGTGATTCCGGCGAGCATGCCAAGGCTGACAACCAGACGAGTCAAGCCCGGCAATCAGCTCAGGGCCAGGAGCAAGGTGACCAGAGTCAGACTGCCAAGGCTGCTGAAGGTGAACAGCAGGCAGACGGACAAGAGGAAAGCTTGACACCATTGGGACAGGCCAAGAAGGAAGCGGCAGACTACTTGGACGCTCTCCAGCGAGAGCGCGCACAGTTTGTCAACTACCGCAACCGCACAGCCAAGGAGCAAGAAACCTTCCGTCAGCACGGCATTATCGACGTATTGACGGCCCTCCTGCCCGCACTTGACGACATTGATCGCATTCGCGAGCACGATGGGCTCAACGACTCCTTCCAAGCCGTGGCTTCCAAGATTGACAAGACCTTCGAGAAGTTTGGCGTGGAGAAGTTTGGCGAAAAAGGCGAAGAGTTCGACCCCACTAAGCATGAGGCCATCTTGCATAAGCCCGATTCAGAAGCCAGCAAAGAGACGGTCGATACCGTTGTAGAAGCCGGCTACAAGATTGGGGATCGCGTTATTCGTGCCGCCCGAGTCGTAGTGGCTTCTCCTCAGGAGCAGTAG
- a CDS encoding DnaJ C-terminal domain-containing protein encodes MAENEWLNKDFYKVLGVSKDASDADITKAYRKLARQYHPDLNKTKEAEEKFKDISEAYDVLNNKDERKKYDAIRQFGMGGARFAGGSAGSAGGFSAEDIFGSMFGGGAGNSGGSRIRFSNSGGGPDLSDLFSAFGGGAAGAGNFGGAGYSDYAEPPRPAKGADRTSSVKLTFRQAVKGATVSLSAGGSKFKTHIPAGVKDGQKIRLAGKGHAGVNGGANGDLYLKIAVEPSSRFTMRDKDIVMTLPVTASEAALGAKVQARDMDGELVTVKVPAGSSTGDEVRLSGLGVQDRRGAGDLVASLSIRMPHKLSLSAKHAMKEFAKASADFGSQVADERMKI; translated from the coding sequence ATGGCTGAGAATGAATGGCTCAATAAGGACTTCTACAAAGTCCTCGGTGTCTCCAAAGATGCCAGCGATGCGGACATAACCAAGGCTTACCGCAAGCTCGCCCGCCAGTATCATCCAGATTTGAACAAGACAAAGGAAGCTGAAGAGAAGTTCAAGGACATTTCCGAAGCCTACGATGTGTTGAACAATAAGGATGAACGCAAGAAGTACGACGCTATCCGCCAGTTTGGCATGGGGGGTGCGCGCTTTGCGGGCGGTTCTGCTGGCTCAGCAGGAGGGTTCTCAGCTGAGGACATCTTCGGCTCGATGTTTGGCGGCGGTGCTGGCAACTCTGGTGGAAGCAGGATTCGCTTCTCCAATAGCGGGGGAGGACCAGATCTTTCTGATCTCTTTTCGGCTTTCGGTGGTGGTGCTGCCGGTGCTGGAAACTTTGGCGGTGCCGGCTACAGCGACTATGCCGAGCCGCCCAGACCAGCTAAGGGCGCTGACCGGACGTCTAGCGTCAAGCTGACCTTCCGGCAGGCAGTCAAGGGAGCTACGGTTTCCTTGAGCGCAGGCGGCAGCAAGTTCAAGACCCACATTCCGGCAGGAGTCAAAGACGGCCAAAAGATTCGATTGGCTGGCAAAGGGCATGCCGGAGTCAACGGTGGCGCCAACGGTGATTTGTATTTGAAGATTGCTGTGGAACCCAGTAGTCGCTTCACTATGCGAGACAAAGACATAGTGATGACGCTGCCGGTCACCGCTTCGGAGGCTGCCTTGGGCGCTAAGGTGCAGGCGCGCGATATGGATGGCGAGCTGGTGACCGTTAAGGTACCGGCAGGCTCATCTACTGGCGACGAGGTGCGCTTGAGTGGGCTGGGAGTGCAGGACAGGCGGGGCGCAGGCGATCTAGTAGCTTCGCTCTCCATCCGCATGCCCCACAAACTCAGCCTCTCTGCTAAGCATGCTATGAAGGAGTTTGCGAAGGCTAGTGCAGACTTCGGGAGCCAAGTAGCAGATGAACGAATGAAAATCTGA
- a CDS encoding histidine phosphatase family protein, with the protein MEHTGDLSGEEAEQRGCLVLLRHGETQWSRSGQYTGRTDLPLVSDGREQARAAGERLAAEFPQGFDEGYMFASPLSRAQETAALAGFPGVRTFNDLVEWDYGRAEGRRPTQVAQMLGWGWDLWSDGPQSIDESLGGVWQAPLPEGGSVVVPGNSGESLQEVAERAMGLVRYAQPMVEAGHRVLFVAHAHILRIVTTQWMGLDAAQAQRFRLDTAHYAVLSRYHGDNVLKAWNR; encoded by the coding sequence ATGGAACATACAGGAGATTTGTCGGGCGAAGAGGCTGAACAACGAGGCTGTTTAGTTCTCTTACGGCACGGCGAGACGCAGTGGAGTAGGTCGGGTCAATATACTGGGCGCACGGACTTGCCGCTGGTGAGCGACGGGCGGGAGCAAGCTCGGGCAGCGGGCGAGCGTTTGGCAGCCGAGTTTCCTCAAGGTTTTGACGAAGGCTATATGTTTGCTAGTCCACTGAGCAGGGCTCAAGAGACGGCTGCTTTAGCGGGTTTTCCCGGCGTGCGGACGTTCAACGATTTGGTTGAGTGGGATTATGGCCGGGCCGAGGGGCGCAGGCCTACCCAGGTGGCGCAAATGCTGGGCTGGGGCTGGGATTTATGGAGTGATGGCCCGCAGTCAATCGACGAGAGCTTGGGTGGCGTCTGGCAAGCCCCGTTGCCGGAGGGTGGGAGCGTTGTAGTGCCAGGCAATAGTGGCGAATCTTTACAAGAAGTGGCCGAGCGAGCTATGGGGTTAGTGCGTTACGCGCAGCCTATGGTTGAGGCTGGGCACCGGGTGTTGTTTGTGGCTCATGCCCATATTTTACGCATAGTGACTACGCAGTGGATGGGGCTGGATGCGGCTCAAGCCCAGCGTTTTCGCTTAGATACGGCCCACTATGCAGTGCTTTCCCGCTATCATGGTGATAACGTCTTGAAGGCGTGGAATCGCTGA
- a CDS encoding DUF4235 domain-containing protein, which produces MSQADGSQLNATADKAVAQFQAIDEKVNAMRTQVRMDPDSLGDKLLKFAIPSLAGLVFGRIFKSVWDKNVSRSRGGIEGNDSGEQQEGFIASIVFAGLSAAFAAVVSQVSNKGSQALVDRLHSRK; this is translated from the coding sequence ATGAGCCAAGCGGATGGAAGCCAGTTAAACGCTACTGCCGACAAGGCGGTAGCCCAGTTCCAAGCTATAGATGAGAAGGTCAATGCCATGCGGACACAAGTGAGGATGGATCCCGACTCACTGGGAGACAAGCTGCTCAAGTTTGCCATTCCTAGCTTGGCAGGTTTAGTCTTCGGCAGAATTTTTAAGTCTGTTTGGGATAAAAATGTGAGCAGGAGCCGGGGCGGTATTGAGGGCAACGATAGCGGCGAGCAGCAAGAAGGATTCATCGCCAGCATCGTGTTTGCGGGCCTGTCTGCGGCATTCGCAGCCGTAGTCTCTCAGGTCTCTAACAAGGGCTCACAGGCCCTAGTAGACCGCCTCCACAGCCGCAAATAA
- a CDS encoding nitroreductase family protein, whose translation MTDSTIASPDLPDNISAEQEVPNSTIQTLLERRTIRAFDSTPIPPKTVELLELTAQHAATSRYFNEWSAIRVSDPELLATIAKESHQPYIAQAPLLYIFLADQRRNADLIAAEAPEVSTEDEGFILNTSYAFLQAQNDAVLALHAMETAANSLGLGCVILGSVINDPDTLIDLLQLPKLVYPVLGLAIGKPAQAPDPKPRMPQRAQIFTNSYQRASQDEIRQALDEFDQRVLKYYHDIRHVDAPRKTFSQIMADKALSIKDNHSPMAPSIERQGFDLSK comes from the coding sequence ATGACAGATTCCACTATTGCATCGCCGGATCTTCCGGACAACATCTCGGCCGAACAAGAGGTACCTAACAGCACTATTCAAACACTGCTTGAGCGCCGCACTATCCGTGCCTTCGACAGCACGCCTATTCCTCCAAAGACGGTGGAATTGCTAGAGTTGACGGCCCAACACGCAGCCACCAGCCGCTATTTCAACGAGTGGTCCGCCATCCGCGTGAGCGACCCAGAGCTCTTGGCTACTATCGCCAAGGAATCCCACCAGCCCTACATCGCTCAGGCTCCCCTGCTCTACATTTTCCTAGCTGACCAGAGACGTAATGCTGACCTTATCGCCGCCGAGGCACCCGAGGTGAGCACGGAAGACGAGGGCTTCATCTTAAACACCAGCTATGCCTTCTTGCAGGCGCAAAACGACGCCGTTTTGGCTTTGCACGCCATGGAGACGGCAGCCAATTCTCTCGGACTCGGTTGCGTCATTTTAGGCTCAGTCATCAACGACCCCGATACGCTCATTGACTTGCTTCAGCTACCTAAGCTGGTCTACCCCGTCTTGGGGCTAGCCATCGGCAAGCCTGCGCAAGCGCCCGATCCCAAGCCTCGTATGCCTCAGCGCGCACAGATTTTCACCAACAGCTACCAGCGGGCCAGCCAAGACGAAATTCGCCAAGCTCTCGACGAGTTCGACCAGAGAGTACTCAAGTATTACCACGACATACGCCACGTGGATGCACCCCGCAAGACCTTCAGCCAAATCATGGCAGACAAGGCGCTGAGTATCAAAGACAACCACTCACCGATGGCACCCTCAATTGAGCGCCAAGGCTTCGATTTGAGCAAATAA
- a CDS encoding PfkB family carbohydrate kinase — MNIREIAELAGVSTSTVSKIVNHKDDSIADATRERVLKVVKQYHYRPYASAKTEQRSWRIGVLLRDSVSMDTTIDGIIQTAQKRGYTALTYNSFKSAKQENLNIQAALAQHVDGLIWEPVSGKSLKSNSSSPSIDIPELTIGPLGDDEFTMLPYEQAAYSLAEELIKRQHSKIACLLSPGRRTQSFLNGFRRCLFEHNLELNDDMIFYEINDRLMAAVSEHRITGVVSSHYQHALELLQFASRLHYRVPQDFSILSVRNDTSEILRFPGSSEVSSYTMRNADFGAYLCTRMINAIEHGRKEAPGFSQSFHLGNERTIAGPFNQERRNIVVVGSANLDTYFVAPTLPRPGTIVDSQSLLSIPGGKGVNQAVGVAKLGQPVSLIANVGADSAADQIYHSLTDNGVNTDGVQRKAYSETGKAYIFVDDTGESMTTRVAGANALLNPNDVSSMDKLFDHAAYCLIQTVVPLPAIEEACRVAHAHGAQTIVKPFFCAELPDNILSQCDILVPNRKELAALCPKPASQDDKAKELLARGVGTVIVTTGEEGCVLYQNSKRQPFPTTRAKVVDDTGASDAFISALASYLLYGRSLGESIKMANRAATYSLSREGVLPSLAERHQIEKSTEL; from the coding sequence ATGAACATTAGAGAAATTGCCGAGCTTGCCGGCGTCTCTACCTCAACCGTATCGAAAATCGTCAATCACAAGGACGATTCTATTGCCGATGCCACCCGCGAGCGCGTCTTAAAAGTGGTTAAGCAATACCACTACCGCCCCTACGCTTCCGCCAAAACAGAGCAGCGCAGCTGGCGAATCGGCGTGCTTTTGCGTGATTCCGTTTCCATGGACACCACCATCGACGGCATCATCCAAACCGCTCAAAAGCGCGGATACACGGCGCTGACCTACAACAGCTTCAAAAGCGCTAAGCAGGAGAATCTCAACATCCAGGCAGCCCTCGCCCAGCATGTCGACGGCCTTATTTGGGAACCGGTCAGCGGCAAAAGTCTCAAATCAAACTCCAGCAGCCCCAGCATCGATATTCCCGAGCTCACCATCGGCCCCTTAGGCGACGACGAATTCACCATGCTCCCCTACGAACAAGCCGCATACAGCCTCGCAGAAGAACTCATCAAACGGCAACACAGCAAGATCGCCTGTCTGCTCAGCCCCGGAAGGCGCACCCAGAGCTTCCTCAACGGCTTCAGGCGCTGCCTCTTCGAGCACAATCTTGAACTCAACGACGACATGATTTTTTACGAGATTAACGACCGGCTCATGGCAGCTGTGAGCGAACACCGTATCACCGGAGTTGTTTCTTCTCACTACCAGCACGCCCTTGAGCTCCTACAATTTGCTTCCCGTCTACACTACCGGGTGCCGCAAGATTTTTCCATACTGAGCGTTCGCAACGATACCAGTGAAATCCTGCGCTTCCCCGGCTCCAGCGAAGTGTCGTCTTACACCATGCGTAACGCCGACTTCGGTGCTTACTTGTGCACCCGTATGATTAACGCCATTGAACATGGCCGCAAGGAAGCGCCCGGTTTTAGCCAGAGTTTCCACTTGGGCAACGAGCGCACCATTGCTGGCCCCTTCAATCAAGAACGGCGCAATATTGTTGTCGTAGGCAGTGCCAATCTCGACACTTATTTCGTGGCCCCCACCCTGCCCAGACCTGGCACAATAGTAGATTCTCAGAGCTTGCTCTCCATCCCTGGCGGCAAAGGCGTTAATCAGGCTGTGGGCGTAGCCAAGCTTGGCCAGCCAGTCTCACTCATCGCCAATGTGGGCGCAGACAGTGCAGCGGACCAAATTTATCACTCACTCACCGACAACGGCGTCAACACCGACGGCGTGCAGCGTAAGGCCTACAGCGAGACTGGCAAAGCCTATATTTTCGTGGACGACACCGGCGAGTCCATGACCACGCGCGTAGCCGGAGCCAACGCCCTACTCAATCCCAACGACGTAAGTAGCATGGACAAGCTCTTCGACCATGCAGCTTACTGTCTTATCCAAACGGTAGTGCCCCTACCCGCCATCGAGGAGGCCTGCCGGGTTGCACATGCCCACGGCGCACAAACCATCGTAAAGCCCTTCTTCTGTGCCGAATTACCAGACAATATCTTGAGCCAGTGTGACATCCTTGTACCCAACCGCAAGGAACTCGCGGCTCTTTGCCCCAAGCCCGCCAGCCAAGACGACAAAGCTAAGGAGCTGCTGGCCAGGGGCGTTGGCACAGTTATAGTCACCACTGGCGAAGAGGGCTGCGTGCTCTACCAAAACAGCAAGCGACAGCCCTTCCCCACTACTCGGGCAAAAGTCGTAGATGACACCGGTGCCAGCGATGCTTTCATCAGCGCGCTAGCTTCTTACTTATTATACGGACGATCGCTCGGTGAATCCATCAAAATGGCCAATCGCGCAGCGACTTACTCCCTATCCCGAGAAGGTGTATTGCCATCTTTGGCTGAGCGTCATCAAATAGAGAAAAGTACCGAACTCTAA